A portion of the Ignavibacteriota bacterium genome contains these proteins:
- a CDS encoding phosphatase PAP2 family protein: protein MKAHLARLDILDSVIVVFFLILTAGLIAGAASIPLWGLYTAVNIAVIIAVFAAARLVEKRHAGWKLAHGYARMLLIPLAFKEVYFIGPALHPHDYDYLLIAADRWLFGTDPTHVLAALAHPLLTEILQIAYGTFYFLPVVLAADLHRSGRFDASRNVIFITILGFFLSYFGYVGLPAIGPRFTLHDFERTEAELPGLFVTSYLREMTNTGESIPPGTPDPEKVVQRDCFPSGHTQMTLLVIILAFRTRARSRWPLAVTGSLLIFATVYLRYHYVVDLLAGAVFVFLTLWLGAWLARLREGRSF, encoded by the coding sequence ATGAAAGCCCATCTCGCCCGTCTCGACATACTCGACTCCGTCATCGTTGTCTTTTTCCTGATCCTCACCGCGGGTCTGATTGCAGGCGCGGCATCGATCCCGCTGTGGGGCCTGTACACGGCCGTCAACATTGCCGTGATCATCGCCGTTTTCGCCGCAGCACGCCTCGTGGAAAAACGCCACGCGGGCTGGAAGCTCGCGCACGGGTACGCGCGTATGCTGCTGATACCTCTGGCGTTCAAGGAAGTGTATTTCATCGGCCCCGCCCTGCATCCGCACGACTACGATTACCTGCTCATCGCCGCCGACCGCTGGCTTTTTGGCACTGATCCGACACACGTGCTCGCCGCACTTGCACATCCACTGCTGACGGAAATCCTGCAGATCGCCTACGGCACTTTCTACTTCCTGCCCGTCGTGCTTGCGGCAGACCTGCACCGCTCGGGACGCTTCGACGCTTCGCGCAACGTGATCTTCATCACCATTCTTGGATTTTTCCTCTCCTATTTTGGATACGTGGGCCTGCCTGCCATAGGCCCGCGTTTCACCCTGCACGATTTTGAAAGAACGGAGGCAGAACTGCCCGGCCTGTTTGTCACTTCGTATCTACGCGAGATGACGAACACAGGCGAATCGATTCCACCCGGCACACCTGATCCCGAAAAGGTGGTGCAACGCGACTGTTTCCCGAGCGGGCATACGCAGATGACACTGCTCGTCATCATCCTCGCCTTCCGCACGCGCGCGCGATCGCGCTGGCCGCTCGCAGTGACAGGATCGCTCCTGATCTTCGCCACGGTGTATCTGCGCTACCACTATGTTGTGGATCTGCTGGCCGGCGCGGTGTTTGTCTTTCTCACTCTCTGGCTGGGCGCGTGGCTGGCGCGACTTCGAGAAGGAAGGAGCTTCTAG
- the mfd gene encoding transcription-repair coupling factor, translating to MSTTIPPPPFLERLRRAEPVVRLLAARPSPGAPQRLRGLAGSLPGLLAALYFREHATQVVLVCADGASARDAWNDAGLVLSDKELLFLAPRSAATNRQVASFDDHMAEQADVLRAVRENPVRLIVTDAESALSEAPSARALNEHSLTVEMYASLRQEELTRRLAFGGFERNDFVGATGDYAVRGGIVDVFPVGFDNPLRIEFLGDMVESIREFDPLNQRSIRSLETVGFVTSLFLADEAADRPATLFDHAANDAVFFIDNPDLLAREAETRGRGEDLRMALALFAAFEIPALAGSAEALDIGAETQPAFNGSITLLREYLDECALLPRDVYLVADSEQQALRLDDLLHAPLRGPGAYGDDDDEPPPAAPRTALFCPVSRGFVLPAAGFVVLTEHQVFNRQRIQKSAKKGARGLSLRELRQLKPGDYVVHVDKGIGKFVGLQTITVNGGVQETAKVLYAGDDVLYVNLAYIARLQRYSSEEGATPALSKLGSGEWDRLKERTRKRLKDIARDLIALYAKRKAVRGHAFSPDGGWQKEMEASFIYEDTPDQERATIDVKRDMESAVPMDRLVCGDVGYGKTEVAIRAAFKAALDGKQTAVLVPTTILAQQHFNTFHDRLHRYSVVVESLSRFKTKAEQAAVIDRLKRGGVDIVIGTHRMLSADVAFKDLGLLIIDEEHRFGVAAKEKLRRLREHVDTLALTATPIPRTLNFSLLGARDLSIIETPPKNRLPVLTSILPFEKDTVLEGITREMKRGGQVYFVNDRIGDLETLAGKIRAIVPGVRIAIAHGQMTGAELERVMTRFLEKRVDVLVTTKIIESGLDIPNANTIFVHRAERFGLAELYQLRGRVGRSNIQAYAYFLVPPEARMTRDAVKRLQALEEFSDLGSGFHLAMRDLEIRGAGNLLGAEQSGFIADIGFELYLRTIEEAVSELKQEEFTEVFADRPEEPERPRDDVTMELGLDAYLPQTYVGNSTERFDLYKRLYNSDSDEAIDTIADEIADRFGRPPEETINLLSVVRQRLVAARIRLARVTYQATRLVLAFPPEDDTVFYEKHFQALVDWIMAHKHRMKLEQDARELRLVISGVETRADVAALLAEMLDLCLAAAEKIRAAAADAKNGTEGVA from the coding sequence GTGAGCACCACCATCCCCCCTCCCCCGTTCCTCGAGCGCCTGCGCCGGGCCGAGCCCGTCGTGCGCCTGCTCGCCGCGCGTCCCTCCCCGGGCGCGCCGCAGCGGTTGCGCGGACTCGCCGGTTCCCTGCCCGGGCTTCTTGCCGCCCTCTACTTCCGCGAGCATGCCACGCAGGTCGTGCTGGTCTGCGCCGACGGCGCCTCGGCCCGCGACGCATGGAACGACGCGGGGCTGGTATTATCGGACAAGGAACTCCTGTTTCTTGCGCCACGTTCCGCCGCGACAAACCGGCAGGTCGCGAGCTTCGACGACCACATGGCCGAGCAGGCCGACGTGTTGCGCGCCGTGCGCGAAAATCCGGTGCGCCTCATCGTGACCGATGCCGAGAGCGCTTTGAGCGAGGCGCCCTCGGCCCGCGCGCTCAACGAGCATTCGCTGACCGTCGAGATGTACGCGTCGCTGCGCCAGGAGGAACTGACCCGCCGTCTCGCCTTCGGCGGTTTCGAGCGGAACGACTTTGTGGGTGCGACGGGCGATTATGCCGTGCGCGGCGGCATCGTCGACGTGTTTCCGGTCGGATTCGACAATCCGCTGCGCATCGAATTTCTCGGCGACATGGTCGAGTCGATCCGCGAATTCGATCCGCTGAACCAGCGCTCGATCCGGTCGCTCGAGACCGTGGGTTTTGTGACGTCGCTGTTTCTCGCCGACGAGGCGGCCGACCGTCCCGCGACGTTGTTCGACCACGCGGCCAACGACGCCGTGTTTTTCATCGACAATCCCGACCTGCTCGCGCGCGAAGCTGAGACGCGCGGCCGCGGCGAGGATCTGCGCATGGCGCTCGCGCTGTTCGCGGCCTTCGAGATCCCCGCGCTTGCGGGCAGCGCCGAGGCGCTCGACATCGGCGCGGAGACGCAGCCCGCCTTCAACGGCTCGATCACGCTGCTGCGCGAGTACCTCGACGAATGCGCCCTGCTGCCGCGCGACGTGTACCTCGTGGCCGATTCCGAGCAGCAGGCCCTGCGGCTCGACGACCTGCTCCACGCGCCGCTGCGCGGACCAGGCGCCTACGGCGACGACGACGACGAGCCGCCTCCCGCTGCCCCGCGCACCGCGCTGTTCTGTCCCGTCAGCCGCGGCTTTGTCCTGCCCGCCGCGGGTTTCGTGGTGCTCACCGAACACCAGGTCTTCAACCGGCAGCGCATACAGAAGTCCGCCAAAAAAGGCGCGCGCGGCCTCTCGCTGCGCGAGCTGCGGCAATTGAAGCCGGGCGACTACGTGGTGCACGTGGACAAGGGCATCGGCAAATTTGTCGGTCTGCAGACCATCACGGTGAACGGCGGCGTGCAGGAAACCGCGAAGGTGCTGTACGCGGGCGACGACGTGCTGTATGTGAACCTCGCGTACATCGCGCGGCTGCAGCGCTACTCGTCGGAGGAGGGCGCGACACCCGCCCTCTCGAAGCTGGGTTCCGGCGAGTGGGACCGCCTCAAGGAGCGCACGCGGAAGCGGCTCAAGGACATCGCGCGCGACCTTATCGCGCTGTACGCAAAACGCAAGGCCGTGCGCGGCCACGCCTTCTCGCCCGACGGCGGCTGGCAGAAAGAGATGGAGGCATCCTTTATTTACGAGGACACGCCCGACCAGGAGCGCGCCACCATCGACGTGAAGCGCGACATGGAATCGGCCGTGCCGATGGACCGGCTCGTGTGCGGCGACGTCGGATACGGTAAAACCGAGGTGGCGATCCGCGCGGCGTTCAAGGCCGCGCTCGACGGCAAACAGACGGCCGTGCTCGTGCCCACCACCATCCTTGCACAGCAGCACTTCAACACCTTTCACGACCGCCTGCACCGCTACTCCGTGGTGGTCGAATCGCTGTCGCGTTTCAAGACCAAGGCCGAGCAGGCCGCGGTGATCGACCGTCTCAAGCGCGGCGGCGTCGACATCGTGATCGGGACGCACCGCATGCTCAGCGCCGACGTCGCCTTCAAGGATCTCGGCCTGCTGATCATCGACGAGGAGCATCGTTTCGGCGTGGCCGCGAAGGAAAAACTGCGCCGTTTGCGCGAGCACGTCGACACGCTGGCGCTCACCGCCACGCCGATTCCGCGCACGCTCAACTTCTCGCTGCTCGGCGCGCGCGACCTCTCGATCATCGAGACACCCCCGAAAAACCGCCTCCCCGTGCTCACGAGCATCCTGCCTTTCGAGAAGGACACCGTGCTGGAGGGCATCACGCGCGAGATGAAGCGCGGCGGCCAGGTGTATTTTGTCAACGACCGCATCGGCGACCTCGAGACGCTGGCCGGAAAAATCCGCGCGATCGTGCCCGGCGTGCGCATCGCCATCGCACACGGACAGATGACGGGCGCGGAACTCGAACGGGTCATGACCCGCTTCCTCGAAAAACGTGTGGACGTGCTTGTCACCACAAAAATCATCGAATCGGGTCTGGATATCCCGAATGCGAACACGATTTTTGTGCACCGCGCCGAGCGCTTCGGCCTGGCCGAACTGTACCAGTTGCGCGGGCGCGTCGGCCGCTCGAACATCCAGGCCTACGCGTATTTCCTTGTGCCGCCCGAGGCGCGCATGACACGCGACGCCGTCAAACGCCTGCAGGCGCTCGAGGAGTTTTCGGATCTGGGTTCGGGTTTCCACCTCGCGATGCGCGACCTCGAGATACGCGGCGCGGGCAATCTGCTCGGCGCCGAGCAGAGCGGCTTCATCGCCGACATCGGCTTCGAGCTGTATCTGCGCACGATCGAGGAAGCCGTGTCGGAACTGAAGCAGGAGGAATTCACCGAGGTGTTCGCGGACAGGCCCGAGGAACCCGAACGGCCGCGCGACGACGTGACGATGGAACTGGGGCTCGACGCGTATCTGCCTCAGACCTACGTCGGAAATTCCACCGAACGTTTCGACCTGTACAAGCGGCTCTACAACAGCGACAGCGACGAGGCCATCGACACGATTGCCGACGAAATCGCGGACCGGTTCGGCCGTCCGCCCGAGGAGACGATCAACCTGCTCTCCGTCGTGCGGCAGCGTCTCGTGGCCGCGCGCATCCGCCTGGCGCGCGTCACCTACCAGGCCACGCGCCTTGTGCTGGCCTTCCCGCCGGAAGACGACACGGTGTTCTACGAGAAACATTTCCAGGCGCTGGTGGATTGGATCATGGCACACAAACATCGCATGAAGCTCGAGCAGGACGCGCGCGAACTGCGCCTCGTGATTTCGGGCGTGGAGACACGCGCCGATGTGGCGGCGCTGCTGGCCGAGATGCTTGACCTGTGCCTCGCGGCGGCGGAAAAAATCCGCGCGGCCGCGGCGGATGCGAAGAACGGGACCGAAGGAGTCGCATGA
- the pyrF gene encoding orotidine-5'-phosphate decarboxylase — MHFLEKLDGITSKNKSLVCVGLDTDPAKIPAQLGADPDGVIAFNRAIIEATADVAQSYKLNLAFYEALGARAHEVLRRTLDAIPPGLVTIGDGKRGDIGNTSAMYASALFDDLGFDAVTVAPYMGRDSVQPFLAHADKGVFILALTSNAGSKDFQYLQVDGAPLYRRVIDTILTWNEHGNCGLVVGATHPSELADIRAHVGELPILVPGLGAQGGDVELSVKAGVTPAGLRAVFNSSRGILYASKGDDFAARAREAAIAMRDEINGHLPAASR, encoded by the coding sequence ATGCACTTCCTGGAAAAATTAGACGGCATCACGTCGAAAAACAAAAGTCTCGTCTGCGTGGGCCTCGATACCGACCCCGCGAAGATACCCGCGCAGCTCGGGGCGGACCCCGACGGCGTCATCGCCTTCAACCGCGCCATCATCGAGGCGACCGCCGACGTCGCCCAGTCCTACAAGCTCAATCTCGCCTTTTACGAGGCCCTCGGCGCGCGCGCGCACGAAGTGCTGCGGCGCACCCTCGACGCGATTCCGCCGGGTCTTGTGACCATAGGCGATGGCAAGCGCGGCGATATCGGCAACACCTCCGCCATGTACGCCTCGGCCCTCTTCGACGATCTGGGTTTCGATGCCGTCACCGTTGCGCCGTACATGGGGCGCGACTCGGTGCAGCCCTTCCTCGCGCACGCCGACAAGGGCGTGTTTATCCTCGCGCTCACGTCGAACGCGGGCTCGAAGGACTTCCAATACCTGCAGGTCGACGGAGCGCCGCTGTACCGCCGCGTCATCGACACGATCCTGACATGGAACGAACACGGCAACTGCGGACTCGTCGTCGGCGCGACACATCCCTCCGAACTGGCCGACATCCGCGCTCACGTGGGCGAACTGCCCATCCTCGTGCCCGGACTCGGCGCGCAGGGCGGTGATGTGGAACTGTCGGTGAAGGCCGGTGTCACGCCCGCGGGCCTGCGCGCCGTCTTCAACTCCAGCCGTGGCATCCTCTACGCGAGCAAGGGCGACGATTTCGCCGCGCGCGCGCGCGAGGCCGCCATCGCGATGCGCGACGAAATCAACGGGCATCTGCCCGCCGCGTCCCGGTAA
- a CDS encoding DUF971 domain-containing protein: MTAEGALSVAWDDGSTDVYPLSLLRKRCPCAQCGADARDRGPSFIPLFTRDALTLASVTPVGTYAIQFSWKDGHGTGIYTYDYLKEIAPAP, from the coding sequence ATGACAGCCGAGGGAGCGCTTTCCGTCGCCTGGGACGACGGATCGACCGACGTCTACCCTCTCTCGCTGCTGCGCAAGCGCTGCCCCTGCGCGCAGTGCGGCGCCGATGCGCGCGATCGCGGACCGTCCTTCATTCCTCTTTTCACGCGCGACGCGCTGACACTCGCATCAGTGACCCCCGTCGGCACCTACGCGATACAGTTCTCGTGGAAGGACGGGCACGGCACGGGCATTTACACCTACGACTACCTGAAGGAGATCGCGCCGGCGCCCTGA
- the rsmA gene encoding ribosomal RNA small subunit methyltransferase A, protein MFTPKKSLGQHFLRDANIARNIVALLDVCESDTVLEIGPGPGALTDLLLATPAHRILALEIDGRAVEELRARYAGEPRIEVIHADVLETDIAPLAASAGAPLRVLGNLPYNITSQILFHMFASHASVRDCVFMMQREVAQRIAANPNSKEYGILSVMTRLHADARIAMPVSPNVFRPRPAVWSAVMHFTFHETQLARVHDPELLRRVVRAAFGKRRKILSNALKDIGLEAATAPKAVIPYLQARAEQLALDDFIIVTNALHDAGLRL, encoded by the coding sequence ATGTTCACGCCGAAAAAGTCGCTGGGACAGCATTTCCTGCGCGATGCCAACATCGCGCGCAACATTGTCGCGCTGCTCGACGTGTGTGAGTCCGACACGGTGCTCGAGATCGGGCCCGGTCCGGGCGCACTGACGGATCTGCTGCTCGCCACACCTGCGCACCGCATTCTTGCGCTCGAAATTGACGGGCGCGCGGTCGAGGAACTGCGAGCACGATACGCGGGCGAGCCGCGCATCGAGGTGATACATGCCGACGTGCTCGAGACCGATATTGCGCCGCTGGCGGCATCCGCCGGCGCGCCCTTGCGCGTACTCGGCAATCTGCCCTACAACATCACGAGCCAGATCCTGTTTCACATGTTCGCCTCGCACGCGTCGGTGCGCGACTGCGTCTTCATGATGCAGCGCGAGGTGGCGCAGCGCATCGCGGCAAATCCGAACAGCAAGGAATACGGGATACTCAGCGTCATGACGCGGCTGCACGCCGACGCGCGCATCGCCATGCCCGTCTCGCCCAATGTTTTCCGACCGCGGCCCGCGGTCTGGTCGGCCGTGATGCATTTCACCTTTCACGAAACACAGCTCGCGCGTGTGCACGATCCCGAGCTGCTGCGTCGCGTCGTGCGGGCCGCCTTCGGGAAGCGCCGGAAAATCCTGTCGAACGCATTGAAGGATATCGGTCTCGAGGCGGCCACCGCGCCTAAGGCCGTCATCCCGTATCTGCAGGCGCGCGCCGAACAGCTCGCCCTTGACGACTTCATCATAGTGACAAACGCGCTTCACGACGCGGGACTGCGCCTGTGA
- a CDS encoding sigma-54-dependent Fis family transcriptional regulator: MNSEKHTILIVDDEEAFCQTVAEILQHMGHKTIIRTNPVEALQLLHVQSVDLILLDIIMDEMNGLEVLTQIVQNWPEIPVIMITGQSYSVPVALEAAKKGSYNFLPKPIDLAMLKESVRQVLESREPAVSADLVDRIRTLGFVSQSPVIHKLFAMAEKVAATNVPVLITGESGVGKELLARAIHLMSPRRDKEFVKVDCGTLTETLLESELFGYVKGAFTGASGDKKGLFEVADGSTIFLDEITNTTVTFQQKLLSVLNSGRVRRVGDTRERDVDVRVISATNRSLPSLIASNEFRDDLYYRLNKYDIHVPPLRERREDIPVIARHLLSKACAEHKLMKHYFTPAALELLQKNEWRGNVRELDSVVTKLAIFAEAEEIDIATVGHALKAEGQGSATFKVDLRPLMDQVEEFEKQLIMESLRANGGNQTRAAEQLGVERTNFVKKMRKHGLQKDDFA, from the coding sequence ATGAACAGCGAAAAACACACCATCCTGATCGTCGACGACGAAGAGGCCTTCTGCCAGACCGTCGCCGAGATCCTCCAGCACATGGGGCACAAGACCATCATCCGCACCAATCCGGTCGAAGCCCTGCAACTCCTGCATGTGCAGAGCGTGGACCTCATCCTGCTCGACATCATCATGGACGAGATGAACGGGCTCGAGGTGCTGACGCAGATCGTGCAGAACTGGCCCGAGATTCCCGTGATCATGATCACCGGCCAATCCTACTCCGTACCTGTGGCCCTCGAAGCCGCAAAGAAGGGGTCGTACAATTTCCTGCCCAAACCGATCGACCTCGCCATGCTGAAGGAAAGCGTGCGCCAGGTGCTCGAATCGCGCGAACCCGCCGTGAGCGCCGATCTGGTGGACAGAATCCGCACGCTCGGATTTGTGTCGCAGAGTCCCGTCATTCACAAACTCTTCGCCATGGCCGAGAAGGTGGCCGCTACCAACGTGCCCGTGCTGATAACGGGCGAGAGCGGCGTGGGCAAGGAATTGCTCGCGCGGGCGATTCATCTCATGAGTCCGCGGCGCGACAAGGAATTTGTGAAAGTGGACTGCGGCACGCTCACCGAGACCCTGCTCGAATCCGAACTTTTCGGATACGTAAAGGGGGCCTTCACCGGCGCCTCGGGCGACAAGAAGGGATTGTTCGAAGTGGCCGACGGCAGCACCATCTTTCTCGACGAAATCACGAACACGACCGTCACGTTTCAGCAGAAACTTCTCTCGGTGTTGAACAGCGGCCGCGTGCGGCGCGTCGGCGATACGCGCGAGCGCGATGTAGACGTGCGTGTGATCAGTGCGACGAACCGGAGTCTGCCCTCCCTTATCGCGTCGAACGAATTCCGCGACGACCTCTACTACCGGCTCAACAAGTACGACATCCACGTGCCTCCTCTGCGCGAGCGTCGCGAGGACATTCCCGTCATCGCCCGGCACCTGCTCTCGAAGGCCTGTGCCGAGCATAAGCTCATGAAGCACTACTTCACGCCCGCCGCCCTGGAATTGTTGCAGAAGAACGAATGGCGCGGCAACGTGCGCGAGCTCGACAGCGTGGTCACAAAACTCGCCATCTTCGCCGAGGCCGAGGAGATCGACATCGCGACGGTGGGTCATGCCCTCAAGGCCGAAGGGCAGGGGAGCGCGACGTTCAAGGTGGATCTGCGTCCGCTCATGGACCAGGTAGAGGAGTTCGAAAAGCAACTCATCATGGAATCGCTGCGTGCCAACGGCGGCAATCAGACGCGCGCCGCGGAACAGCTCGGTGTCGAGCGCACGAACTTCGTCAAAAAGATGCGGAAACACGGGCTGCAGAAGGATGACTTTGCGTAA
- the larC gene encoding nickel pincer cofactor biosynthesis protein LarC, with product MRVAYFDIFAGISGDMTVGAFLGAGVTLEALRAELAKLPLTGYRLSERRIFRSMISATKFDVILGAEDDASGAGKHAHPDDHAHPDDHAHQHDHAHAHDHAHAHDHGHTHGGAREKDRSYVEIIRMIDDSALNDRVKEKAKAMFLAIGKAEAKIHDTTIDKVHFHEVGAVDSIVDIVGIAICMDILGIDRVYSSPVRTGSGGFIETRHGTMPIPAPATLEILRGYPIELTAVPYEMTTPTGAAVVAALSSGVLQGTQHMRVEAVGYGAGGRDIPGMPNLLRLIVGTLPDNWLEEHLLVVETNIDDMNPEIYPYVIERLLESGAHDAYIVPVVMKKGRPGHLLNVTCSSASLDSVVRVLYAETTTSGVRVREVLRMKLPRDVRIVQTRYGSVTAKEIHRSGRAVLVPEFEECRRIAREHGIPLLDVYKHMEHDLGSIA from the coding sequence ATGCGCGTCGCCTACTTCGACATCTTCGCGGGCATCAGCGGCGACATGACCGTCGGCGCCTTCCTCGGCGCGGGTGTCACACTCGAAGCGCTCCGCGCCGAGCTGGCCAAACTGCCCCTCACGGGCTACCGGCTCTCGGAAAGACGGATATTCCGGAGCATGATATCCGCAACAAAATTCGACGTGATCCTCGGTGCCGAGGACGATGCTTCCGGCGCCGGCAAACACGCGCATCCGGACGATCACGCGCATCCGGACGATCATGCCCATCAACACGATCACGCGCATGCACACGATCACGCGCATGCACACGACCATGGGCATACACACGGAGGGGCGCGGGAAAAGGACCGCTCATATGTCGAGATCATACGCATGATCGACGACAGCGCGCTGAACGATCGCGTGAAGGAGAAGGCAAAGGCGATGTTCCTCGCGATCGGCAAGGCCGAGGCGAAAATTCACGACACGACAATCGACAAAGTGCACTTCCACGAGGTGGGCGCGGTCGATTCGATCGTCGACATCGTGGGCATTGCGATTTGCATGGATATACTCGGCATCGATCGTGTATATTCGTCCCCTGTCCGCACCGGATCGGGCGGCTTCATCGAAACGCGGCACGGCACTATGCCGATCCCCGCGCCTGCGACACTCGAGATCCTGCGTGGCTATCCGATCGAGCTGACGGCGGTGCCGTACGAAATGACCACTCCCACGGGAGCCGCGGTGGTGGCTGCGCTGTCGAGCGGCGTGCTGCAGGGCACGCAGCACATGCGTGTCGAAGCGGTCGGATACGGCGCCGGCGGCCGCGACATTCCCGGCATGCCCAATCTGCTGCGTCTCATCGTCGGAACGCTTCCCGACAATTGGTTGGAAGAACACCTGCTCGTGGTGGAAACAAACATCGACGACATGAATCCGGAAATCTATCCCTATGTGATCGAGCGTCTGCTCGAATCGGGCGCGCACGACGCGTACATCGTGCCCGTGGTCATGAAGAAGGGCAGGCCGGGACACCTCCTGAACGTCACCTGCTCGTCGGCCTCGCTCGACAGTGTGGTGCGTGTGCTCTACGCCGAGACCACCACCTCGGGCGTGCGCGTACGCGAGGTGTTGCGCATGAAGCTGCCGCGCGACGTGCGTATCGTTCAGACGCGCTACGGCAGCGTCACCGCGAAGGAAATACACCGGAGCGGACGCGCGGTTCTCGTTCCCGAATTCGAGGAGTGCCGCCGCATCGCGCGCGAGCACGGCATCCCGCTTCTCGACGTCTACAAACACATGGAGCACGACCTTGGCTCGATCGCGTAA
- a CDS encoding PAS domain-containing protein, with amino-acid sequence MARSRNIPAARLALAVFLVLAPALLAQDDTQTLTTPEVPEPIRKEILEQYFDQFSFLSILWERYRTETAIVGSLLLLSLVGMRNYAKNLAKQEQRIYDCMQSNALMIFDRSGQLRTMNRAAKQLLGFDDFVSMDEEASFYLRNAPTSEIPDIFAEVRRTNHAIEREIIFNAAKMMKTIVVKAYPVFSESRRLDGYILMIADITEAIEKDRRVNWSGVAQHVAHKAKTPLSTITLTAQHLEMLLNEQAVKPAPEVTRFLDRIVSESRKLNEIVHNLTRLANKEQLNLLPNDVNVILQNLADEYRAKASSNIEIRTSLNRMLPRVGIDIAHFPEAIGNLLDNAMRAIGPREGRVIIATAMGQWIDRPGEYVEITIQDTGMGMDDDVKKSIFRPFSTHSQGGTGLGLVIVQKIVQEHHGEILFNSTPGIGTTFQIRLPAIM; translated from the coding sequence TTGGCTCGATCGCGTAACATTCCCGCGGCCCGCCTCGCACTCGCGGTCTTCCTCGTGCTCGCTCCCGCGCTGCTCGCGCAGGACGACACACAGACACTCACCACGCCCGAGGTGCCCGAACCCATCCGCAAGGAAATCCTCGAGCAGTACTTCGACCAGTTCTCCTTTCTTTCGATACTCTGGGAGCGGTACCGCACGGAAACCGCCATCGTGGGCAGTCTGCTGCTGCTGTCGCTTGTCGGCATGCGCAATTACGCGAAGAATCTCGCGAAGCAGGAACAGCGCATCTACGACTGCATGCAGTCCAACGCCCTGATGATCTTCGACCGCTCGGGCCAGCTCCGGACCATGAACCGCGCGGCCAAACAACTGCTGGGCTTCGACGACTTCGTGTCGATGGACGAGGAGGCCTCTTTCTATCTGCGGAACGCTCCCACGTCCGAAATCCCCGACATCTTCGCCGAAGTGCGCCGCACCAATCATGCGATCGAGCGCGAGATCATCTTCAACGCGGCCAAGATGATGAAGACCATCGTGGTGAAGGCCTATCCCGTGTTCAGCGAGAGCCGCCGACTCGACGGATACATTCTCATGATCGCCGACATCACCGAGGCGATCGAGAAGGACCGCCGCGTCAACTGGTCGGGCGTCGCGCAGCACGTGGCCCACAAGGCAAAGACGCCGCTCTCGACCATCACACTCACCGCGCAGCACCTCGAGATGCTGCTCAACGAGCAGGCCGTCAAGCCCGCTCCCGAGGTCACCCGCTTCCTCGACCGCATCGTGAGCGAGTCGCGCAAGCTGAATGAGATTGTGCACAATCTCACGCGTCTCGCGAACAAGGAACAGCTCAACCTGCTCCCCAACGACGTCAACGTCATCCTGCAGAATCTCGCGGACGAATACCGCGCAAAGGCGAGCAGCAACATCGAGATCCGCACCTCGCTGAACCGCATGTTGCCGCGCGTGGGTATCGACATCGCGCATTTCCCCGAGGCCATCGGAAACCTGCTCGACAACGCCATGCGCGCCATCGGGCCGCGCGAGGGACGTGTCATCATCGCCACCGCGATGGGGCAGTGGATCGACCGACCCGGCGAGTATGTCGAGATCACGATACAGGACACCGGCATGGGCATGGACGACGACGTGAAGAAGAGCATATTCCGGCCCTTCTCGACGCACAGCCAGGGAGGGACCGGCCTCGGACTCGTCATCGTGCAGAAAATCGTGCAGGAACATCACGGGGAAATTCTTTTCAACAGCACACCGGGCATCGGCACGACCTTCCAGATCCGCCTGCCCGCCATCATGTAA